Proteins from one Aureimonas sp. SA4125 genomic window:
- the istA gene encoding IS21 family transposase, whose translation MGLLNVIRRLALREKLPIREIARRTGLSRNTIKKYLKAGTIEPKFSVPERPSKLDPFSDKLAAWLKAEASKSRKQRRPLTHLHADLVALGFTGSYNRVAAFAREWLAERQREQQTTGRGIFVPLSFRPGEAFQFDWSEDHAVIGGDRTRLQVAHIKLAHSRVFLVRAYLLQTHEMLFDAHWHAFRVFGGVPERGIYDNMRTAVDRVGRGKERQINLRFLAMTNHYVFKPEFCNPASGWEKGQVEKNVQDARPRLWQPMPNFPDLATLNAWLEQRCLELWREIPHGRLAGTVADVWAEEQPTLMSLPPAFDGFVEQSKRVSPTCLISFERNRYSVPASFANRPVSLRVYPDRLVIAAEGQILCEHERRIERSHHLPPRTIYDWHHYLAVIQRKPGALRNGAPFAELPSGFRRLQDQMLRRPGGDREMVDILALVLHHDEQAVLAAVELALSEGVATKTHVLNILHRLIDGKTIDGPAIDTPQTLLLRREPKANVERYDDLRARRSGGRHAS comes from the coding sequence ATGGGACTTTTGAACGTCATCCGCCGCTTGGCTTTGCGAGAGAAGCTACCGATCCGAGAGATAGCCAGGCGGACCGGGCTCTCGCGGAACACCATCAAGAAGTATCTGAAGGCCGGCACGATCGAGCCGAAGTTCTCGGTGCCGGAGCGGCCGAGCAAGCTCGACCCGTTCTCCGACAAGCTTGCAGCCTGGCTGAAGGCCGAAGCATCAAAGTCACGTAAGCAGCGCCGGCCTTTGACGCACTTGCATGCAGATCTCGTCGCTCTCGGGTTCACCGGTTCCTACAACCGTGTGGCCGCGTTCGCCCGCGAATGGCTTGCGGAGCGGCAGCGCGAGCAGCAAACGACAGGGCGCGGCATCTTCGTTCCCCTGTCTTTCCGCCCCGGCGAAGCCTTCCAGTTCGACTGGAGCGAGGACCATGCGGTGATCGGCGGCGACCGCACCAGGCTTCAGGTCGCGCATATCAAGCTGGCGCACAGCCGAGTGTTCCTCGTCCGTGCCTATCTGCTCCAGACCCACGAGATGCTGTTTGACGCTCATTGGCACGCCTTCCGCGTCTTCGGCGGCGTGCCTGAGCGCGGCATCTACGACAACATGAGAACGGCGGTAGACCGCGTCGGACGCGGCAAGGAACGCCAGATCAACCTGCGTTTCCTCGCCATGACAAACCACTATGTCTTCAAGCCGGAGTTCTGCAATCCGGCCTCTGGTTGGGAGAAAGGGCAAGTCGAGAAGAACGTGCAGGATGCGCGGCCGCGTCTGTGGCAGCCGATGCCGAACTTTCCCGATCTCGCCACGCTGAATGCCTGGCTCGAGCAGCGTTGTCTGGAGCTCTGGCGGGAGATCCCACATGGCCGTCTTGCCGGGACCGTCGCCGATGTCTGGGCCGAAGAGCAGCCCACCTTGATGTCGCTACCGCCTGCCTTCGACGGGTTCGTCGAGCAGAGCAAGCGCGTCTCGCCTACTTGCCTGATCAGCTTCGAACGCAACCGCTACAGCGTGCCGGCTTCTTTTGCGAACAGGCCCGTCAGCCTCCGTGTCTACCCGGATCGTCTGGTCATTGCGGCCGAGGGGCAAATCTTGTGCGAGCATGAACGGCGGATCGAGCGATCGCATCATCTGCCGCCGCGAACGATCTACGACTGGCATCATTATCTGGCGGTGATCCAGCGCAAGCCCGGCGCGCTGCGCAACGGTGCTCCTTTCGCTGAACTGCCGTCAGGCTTCCGGCGATTGCAGGATCAGATGTTGCGACGGCCCGGTGGCGATCGCGAGATGGTCGATATCCTTGCCCTGGTCCTGCACCATGATGAGCAGGCGGTGCTGGCCGCAGTGGAGCTGGCACTGTCAGAGGGGGTCGCCACCAAGACCCACGTGCTCAACATCCTGCACCGTCTGATCGACGGAAAGACGATCGACGGCCCGGCCATCGACACGCCGCAAACGCTGCTGCTGCGCCGAGAGCCCAAGGCCAATGTCGAGCGCTACGACGATTTGCGCGCCCGCAGGAGTGGAGGCCGCCATGCGTCATGA
- a CDS encoding sensor domain-containing diguanylate cyclase has translation MEINTDAIDRARAFVVDKPILGLGLGEASAASPVSGETLRRPDRQQSTVMLMNLTLMQDRYTDRQDRGSIERSFTLVIEMQVDKAQADDAREQERLCALDRYDVLDTPPEEAFDRITRLVRRVFNVPISAISLIDGHRQWFKSRQGIDVLETDLTQSVCYLAVKQEQPLVVENALVDPRVCDNPSVTGGLRLRFYAGIPLLTPEGHAIGTLCAADTEPRSFSAADLDILSDLATLVMSELELRMLATADALTGAMSRRTFRDEAGRALSLAQRHDHDLSLLMLDLDHFKQVNDAHGHGTGDRLLRETVAVCRAGIRTSDMIGRLGGEEFAILLPHTKPSAALAVAEKLRSSIAGVRLSVGPGSISGTASFGVCGIDRSVHHIDTLLQRADAALFAAKADGRNRCCVWQPPVVETAPDQRRRVLKGGRIVFNAGRSTIDCTVRSLSQLGAAIDFVSTEGVPERFKLHILADDLHRSCQVAARSDKRLEVTFA, from the coding sequence GTGGAAATCAACACCGACGCAATCGATCGCGCGCGAGCGTTTGTCGTCGACAAGCCGATACTCGGCCTTGGACTTGGAGAAGCGAGCGCCGCAAGTCCCGTCTCCGGCGAGACTCTCCGACGGCCAGACCGGCAGCAATCCACCGTGATGCTTATGAACTTAACGTTAATGCAGGACCGTTACACCGACCGACAGGATCGCGGCTCCATTGAACGATCCTTCACGTTGGTGATTGAGATGCAAGTCGACAAGGCCCAAGCGGACGATGCCCGAGAGCAAGAGCGCCTGTGCGCGCTTGACCGGTACGATGTCCTCGACACCCCGCCGGAGGAAGCCTTCGATCGCATCACGCGTCTGGTACGACGTGTATTCAATGTGCCGATCTCGGCCATCTCGCTGATCGACGGCCATCGTCAGTGGTTCAAGTCGCGTCAGGGCATCGACGTCCTCGAAACCGACTTGACCCAGTCCGTATGCTATTTGGCCGTGAAGCAGGAGCAACCCCTTGTCGTCGAGAATGCTCTCGTCGACCCGCGCGTTTGCGATAATCCCAGTGTCACGGGAGGTCTCAGGCTTCGCTTTTATGCCGGCATTCCTCTGCTCACGCCGGAGGGCCATGCCATCGGCACGCTGTGCGCGGCCGACACCGAGCCCCGCAGCTTCTCCGCCGCCGATCTTGATATCCTGTCCGACCTCGCAACCCTGGTGATGAGCGAACTCGAATTGCGGATGCTGGCCACGGCCGATGCGCTCACCGGTGCGATGTCGCGGCGCACTTTTCGCGATGAGGCAGGCCGTGCCTTGTCCCTGGCACAGCGCCACGACCATGACCTGAGCCTCCTGATGCTCGATCTCGATCACTTCAAACAGGTCAATGACGCCCATGGGCATGGCACCGGTGACCGCCTTCTGCGCGAGACCGTGGCAGTGTGCCGCGCCGGCATACGCACTTCCGACATGATCGGCCGCCTCGGCGGCGAGGAGTTCGCGATTCTCCTGCCGCACACCAAGCCTTCGGCAGCCCTCGCTGTCGCCGAAAAACTTCGGTCAAGCATCGCAGGGGTGCGTCTGTCTGTGGGACCGGGATCCATCAGCGGCACCGCGAGCTTCGGTGTGTGCGGCATCGATCGCTCGGTTCACCACATCGATACGCTCCTGCAGAGAGCAGATGCCGCGCTCTTCGCGGCCAAGGCGGACGGCCGTAACCGCTGCTGTGTGTGGCAGCCCCCGGTCGTGGAAACGGCTCCCGATCAGCGGCGCCGTGTCTTGAAAGGTGGTCGCATCGTCTTCAATGCGGGGCGGTCGACAATCGATTGCACGGTCAGAAGTCTCTCACAGCTTGGCGCGGCCATCGACTTCGTTAGCACGGAGGGTGTGCCGGAACGCTTCAAGCTTCACATTCTTGCCGACGACCTCCATCGTTCTTGTCAGGTCGCCGCCCGGAGCGACAAGCGCTTGGAGGTTACTTTCGCGTGA
- a CDS encoding sensor domain-containing diguanylate cyclase codes for MSVQQAFNRLRDRTSMKHQSAVVTALLLIATVALIAIPTAVLVYDNAIKRANMQMRDLATTMAQRLDREMFERFREIQNIASFGSLGSQWRANPSFARTLLDQLQKTLPSYAWIGFATADGTVQASTQGMLRGASVVERPWFKAGLKGPAALDIHEAKLLAKVLEPLPDGQPFRFVDVTAPVRDEAGVVAGVLGAHLSWSWANDVRTQLLSTLDPALETGLLVTAADGSVILGGEFGSVGLTDDQIEMTKAEPRNFVVEQNGHQQILAAVPTHGAESYPGLGWRVVAHRPKDVALAGAYRITATILGIGLLAALGSVACAFFAAARVTRPISQLAVCADRIGRSPGAALFDRQRGSSDVLHLSDALRSLSRRLDFAEHDASEARDDVERSLQARSVDAERHQQIVQTLRLLADTDPMTSLLNRRSFLAQATDVLAFFRRYRSRFAILVVDIDHFKRVNDTHGHAAGDEVIRAVARSLSDAARQTDRIARFGGEEFVVLLREIDQQALEVWAERARQSIEAMTVSVEGVSIKVTISIGATISRIEDRDVEDIIRRADGALYSAKSTGRNRTSIAGIELVAADALAAVA; via the coding sequence TTGTCAGTTCAACAAGCCTTCAACCGGCTGCGCGACCGCACCAGCATGAAGCATCAGTCGGCCGTCGTCACCGCTCTGCTGTTGATTGCGACAGTCGCGTTGATTGCCATTCCGACAGCCGTCCTTGTCTACGACAATGCGATCAAGCGCGCCAACATGCAGATGCGCGACCTCGCGACGACCATGGCGCAGCGGCTCGATCGGGAAATGTTCGAACGATTTCGCGAGATCCAGAACATTGCCTCGTTCGGCTCGCTTGGAAGCCAGTGGCGCGCCAATCCGTCTTTCGCCAGGACGCTTCTCGATCAGCTACAGAAGACACTTCCAAGCTACGCCTGGATCGGCTTCGCCACGGCCGACGGCACCGTGCAGGCGTCGACACAGGGCATGCTGCGCGGCGCGTCCGTCGTCGAGCGCCCCTGGTTCAAGGCCGGCCTGAAGGGACCCGCAGCCCTCGACATCCATGAGGCAAAACTGCTCGCCAAGGTTCTCGAACCCCTGCCGGATGGTCAACCCTTCCGCTTCGTCGACGTGACGGCGCCGGTGCGCGACGAGGCCGGCGTCGTCGCGGGCGTGCTCGGTGCCCACCTCAGCTGGAGCTGGGCCAATGATGTGCGGACGCAACTATTGTCGACGCTGGATCCTGCCCTGGAAACAGGCCTTCTGGTAACGGCCGCCGACGGCAGTGTGATCCTGGGCGGCGAGTTCGGCAGTGTCGGGCTGACGGACGATCAGATCGAAATGACGAAAGCCGAGCCGCGAAACTTCGTGGTGGAACAGAACGGGCATCAGCAAATTCTCGCGGCGGTCCCGACCCACGGGGCCGAGAGCTACCCGGGGCTTGGCTGGCGCGTCGTCGCCCATCGCCCGAAGGACGTTGCGCTCGCTGGCGCCTATCGGATCACCGCGACCATTCTCGGCATCGGTCTTCTGGCAGCTCTGGGCAGTGTCGCCTGCGCCTTTTTCGCCGCGGCTCGTGTGACACGGCCCATCTCGCAGCTGGCTGTTTGCGCCGACCGGATCGGGCGCAGCCCTGGCGCAGCGCTTTTCGACCGTCAGCGCGGCTCATCGGATGTCCTTCACCTGTCGGATGCGCTGCGTTCGCTTTCCCGCCGGCTCGACTTTGCCGAGCACGATGCGAGCGAGGCCCGGGATGATGTGGAGCGCTCCCTCCAGGCTCGATCGGTGGATGCCGAGCGTCATCAGCAGATCGTGCAGACGCTTCGGCTCCTGGCAGATACCGACCCCATGACGAGCCTTCTGAACCGTCGCAGCTTCTTGGCCCAGGCCACGGACGTCCTGGCATTTTTCCGTCGCTACCGCAGCCGGTTTGCCATTCTCGTGGTAGACATAGACCACTTCAAGAGGGTCAACGATACGCATGGCCACGCCGCGGGTGACGAGGTCATCCGGGCTGTGGCGCGCTCGCTTTCCGATGCCGCGCGTCAGACCGACCGTATCGCGCGCTTTGGAGGAGAAGAGTTCGTGGTTCTCCTGCGCGAGATAGACCAGCAGGCGCTCGAAGTCTGGGCCGAGCGCGCTCGACAGTCGATCGAAGCGATGACCGTCTCTGTCGAGGGAGTATCGATCAAGGTGACGATCAGCATTGGGGCAACGATCTCGCGGATCGAGGATCGCGACGTCGAAGACATCATTCGGCGGGCGGACGGCGCTCTGTACAGCGCCAAAAGCACGGGCCGCAACCGAACCAGTATCGCCGGGATCGAGCTGGTAGCTGCCGACGCGTTGGCCGCGGTCGCCTGA
- a CDS encoding dihydrofolate reductase family protein: MAKLVFGMNLSLDGYVDHQEFSPGPALFRHWIAHVRALTGSLYGRRMYEIMRYRDEDDPEWDAERRDFAVAWRCLPKWVVSRTLKSVGSNATLVPDDLEAVVRRLKNELAGEISVSGPELARSLTELGLVDEYRLYFHPVVLGRGTPFFAGPRPRLRLVASDRIDEDVMRLTYVPA; the protein is encoded by the coding sequence ATGGCCAAGCTCGTCTTCGGAATGAACCTGTCCCTGGATGGCTATGTCGACCATCAGGAATTTTCGCCCGGTCCCGCGCTCTTCCGTCACTGGATCGCGCATGTTCGAGCCCTGACGGGCAGCCTGTATGGCCGCCGCATGTATGAAATCATGCGCTATCGGGACGAAGACGATCCCGAATGGGACGCGGAGCGCCGCGATTTTGCGGTGGCGTGGCGGTGCCTACCGAAATGGGTCGTGTCGCGCACTTTGAAGTCCGTCGGCTCCAATGCCACGCTTGTCCCAGACGACCTCGAAGCAGTCGTCCGCCGGCTCAAGAATGAGCTGGCCGGCGAGATTTCCGTTTCCGGACCGGAGCTGGCGCGAAGCCTGACCGAGTTGGGTCTTGTCGACGAGTATCGACTTTACTTCCATCCCGTCGTGCTTGGTCGCGGCACGCCGTTCTTCGCCGGTCCCCGGCCGCGGCTACGCCTCGTGGCCAGCGACCGAATTGACGAGGACGTGATGCGGTTGACCTACGTCCCTGCGTGA
- a CDS encoding branched-chain amino acid ABC transporter permease, with translation MADAALASPTSGTATRQQRDPLGRIGLAAALLALVGLIAAPFFVYPVFLMSVLCFALFACAFNLLLGYAGLLSFGHAAFFGGAAYVTAHAVKEWGWEPLSAILLGTAGAAVLGLLIGLLAIRRQGIYFAMITLALSQMVAFIFLQTPFTHGEDGIQNVPRGHLLGVIDLNEPLAMYFFVLAIFVAGFLAVWRIVHSPYGHILQAIRENENRAVSLGYRVDRYKLGAFVMSAALAGTAGSTKALVTQIATLTDVQWQMSGEVILMTLLGGMGTILGPVVGAGLVILLQNYLAAVGFPVTVLIGIIFVLCVLLFRRGIVGEAIRLLKR, from the coding sequence ATGGCCGACGCCGCTCTCGCCTCCCCAACGTCCGGCACCGCCACCCGGCAGCAACGCGATCCGCTCGGCCGCATCGGTCTGGCCGCGGCACTCCTGGCGCTCGTCGGCCTCATCGCCGCGCCCTTCTTCGTCTATCCCGTCTTCCTGATGAGCGTTCTGTGCTTCGCGCTCTTCGCCTGCGCCTTCAATCTCCTCCTCGGCTATGCGGGCCTCCTCTCCTTCGGCCATGCCGCCTTCTTCGGCGGGGCTGCCTACGTCACCGCCCATGCGGTGAAGGAATGGGGCTGGGAGCCGCTGTCGGCCATCCTGCTCGGCACGGCGGGCGCGGCTGTCCTCGGGCTCCTCATCGGGCTTCTGGCCATCAGACGACAGGGCATCTACTTCGCCATGATCACGCTCGCTCTGTCGCAGATGGTCGCCTTCATCTTCCTGCAGACGCCCTTCACCCACGGCGAGGACGGCATCCAGAACGTCCCGCGCGGCCATCTCCTCGGCGTGATCGACCTGAACGAGCCGCTGGCGATGTATTTCTTCGTGCTGGCCATCTTCGTCGCCGGCTTCCTCGCGGTCTGGCGCATCGTCCATTCGCCCTACGGCCACATCCTGCAGGCGATCCGCGAAAACGAGAACCGCGCCGTCTCGCTCGGCTACCGCGTCGACCGCTACAAGCTGGGCGCCTTTGTCATGTCGGCGGCGCTGGCCGGCACGGCGGGCTCGACCAAGGCGCTGGTCACGCAGATCGCGACCCTCACCGACGTGCAGTGGCAGATGTCGGGCGAGGTCATCCTGATGACGCTGCTCGGCGGCATGGGCACCATTCTCGGCCCGGTCGTCGGCGCCGGTCTGGTGATCCTCCTGCAGAACTATCTCGCCGCCGTCGGCTTCCCCGTCACCGTCCTCATCGGCATCATCTTCGTCCTCTGCGTCCTTCTCTTCCGCCGTGGTATTGTCGGCGAGGCCATCCGCCTCCTGAAAAGATAG
- a CDS encoding branched-chain amino acid ABC transporter permease has product MTMILGIPLPALAGQLLIGLINGSFYALLSLGLAVIFGLLRVINFAHGAQYMLGAFTAYLLLQHGGIGFWPALVVAPVIVAAVSALIERTMLSRLYGLDPLYGLLFTFGLALILEGVFRWQFGAAGQPYAPPTQLAGGVNLGFMFLPIYRGFVILASLVICLATWFLIEKTRLGAYLRAATENAPLVQAFGVNVPLLLTLTYALGAGLAAIAGVLAAPIYQVSPLMGSNLIIVVFAVVVVGGMGSIMGAIVTGYMLGLLEGLTKVFYPEASNIVIFAVMAVVLLARPAGLFGREA; this is encoded by the coding sequence ATGACGATGATCCTCGGCATTCCCCTCCCCGCTTTGGCCGGCCAGCTCCTGATCGGCCTCATCAACGGCTCGTTCTACGCCCTCCTCAGCCTCGGTCTCGCCGTCATCTTCGGCCTTCTCCGGGTCATCAACTTCGCCCATGGCGCGCAGTATATGCTGGGCGCCTTCACCGCCTATCTCCTGCTGCAGCATGGCGGGATCGGCTTCTGGCCGGCGCTCGTCGTCGCACCCGTCATCGTCGCCGCGGTCTCGGCGCTGATCGAGCGGACCATGCTGTCGCGGCTCTACGGCCTCGATCCGCTCTACGGCCTGCTCTTCACTTTCGGCCTCGCGCTGATCCTCGAAGGCGTCTTTCGCTGGCAGTTCGGCGCCGCCGGCCAGCCCTACGCGCCGCCGACGCAACTGGCGGGCGGCGTCAATCTCGGCTTCATGTTCCTGCCGATCTATCGCGGTTTCGTCATCCTGGCGTCGCTGGTGATCTGTCTGGCCACCTGGTTCCTGATCGAGAAGACGCGGCTCGGCGCCTATCTCAGGGCCGCCACCGAGAACGCGCCGCTCGTCCAGGCCTTCGGCGTCAACGTGCCGCTGCTCCTCACCCTCACTTATGCGCTCGGGGCGGGCCTTGCCGCCATCGCCGGCGTGCTGGCGGCGCCGATCTATCAGGTCAGCCCGCTGATGGGCTCGAACCTCATCATCGTCGTCTTCGCCGTGGTCGTCGTCGGCGGCATGGGCTCGATCATGGGTGCCATCGTCACCGGCTACATGCTCGGCCTGCTCGAGGGGCTGACGAAGGTCTTCTATCCCGAGGCGTCCAACATCGTCATCTTCGCCGTCATGGCCGTCGTGCTCCTCGCCCGGCCCGCCGGTCTCTTCGGCCGGGAGGCCTGA
- a CDS encoding ABC transporter ATP-binding protein: MNSAAPHPQAGAPLLEVRDLHGWYGESHVLHGVSLDLHEGETITLVGRNGAGKTTTLRAIMGLLSRREGTIKIAGRDMIKVPVHKTAHAGIGYVPEERGIFATLSVEENLMLPPKVAEGGVSVEEIYHLFPNLAERRNSPGTKLSGGEQQMLALARILRTGARIILLDEPTEGLAPVIVQRIGDVLLELKKKGMTLLLVEQNFRFARKVADRFFLMEDGHMLESFPTAELDSKMARLRQVVGV, translated from the coding sequence ATGAATAGCGCCGCGCCACATCCCCAGGCCGGGGCGCCCCTTCTCGAGGTGCGCGATCTCCACGGCTGGTACGGCGAAAGCCATGTCCTGCACGGCGTCTCGCTCGATCTCCACGAGGGCGAGACGATCACCCTCGTCGGCCGCAACGGCGCCGGCAAGACCACCACCCTGCGCGCCATCATGGGCCTGCTCTCGCGCCGCGAGGGCACGATCAAGATCGCCGGACGGGACATGATCAAGGTTCCCGTACACAAGACGGCGCACGCTGGCATCGGCTACGTGCCGGAGGAGCGCGGCATCTTCGCGACCCTCTCGGTCGAGGAGAACCTGATGCTGCCGCCGAAGGTCGCCGAGGGCGGCGTCAGCGTCGAGGAGATCTACCATCTCTTCCCGAACCTTGCCGAACGGCGCAATTCGCCGGGCACGAAACTCTCCGGCGGCGAACAGCAGATGCTGGCGCTGGCCCGGATCCTGCGCACCGGCGCGCGCATCATCCTCCTCGACGAGCCGACGGAAGGGCTCGCCCCGGTCATCGTCCAACGCATCGGCGACGTCCTCCTGGAACTGAAGAAGAAGGGCATGACCCTCCTCCTCGTCGAGCAGAATTTCCGCTTCGCCCGCAAGGTCGCCGATCGCTTCTTCCTGATGGAGGACGGGCACATGCTCGAAAGCTTCCCGACCGCCGAGCTCGATTCCAAGATGGCGCGGCTGCGCCAGGTCGTGGGGGTCTGA
- a CDS encoding ABC transporter ATP-binding protein, which yields MTAAAPAAGTSGAGEVILSARGLTKEFFGFRAVSDVDLDVRRGTIHALIGPNGAGKTTVFNLLTKFFAPTTGTITFDGRDITRTGPAEVARLGLVRSFQISAVFPHLTVLDNVRVALQRPAGLSTQFWRSNRLLHRLDDRALELIEAVNLADSAHLQAVELSYGRKRALEIATTLALDPPVMLFDEPMAGMGAEDIGRISALIRHIGKGRTILMVEHNLSVVADLCDEVTVLARGEILSQGSYATVSADPRVKEAYLGSEHE from the coding sequence ATGACCGCCGCCGCCCCTGCCGCCGGCACCAGCGGCGCCGGCGAGGTCATTCTCTCCGCCCGTGGCCTCACCAAGGAATTCTTCGGCTTCAGGGCCGTCAGCGATGTCGACCTCGACGTCCGCCGGGGCACGATCCACGCCCTCATCGGCCCGAACGGCGCCGGCAAGACGACGGTCTTCAACCTTCTCACGAAATTCTTCGCGCCGACGACCGGCACCATCACCTTCGACGGCCGCGACATCACCCGCACGGGGCCGGCGGAGGTCGCCCGGCTCGGGCTCGTGCGCTCGTTCCAGATCTCGGCGGTTTTTCCCCACCTGACGGTCCTCGACAATGTTCGCGTCGCGCTGCAGCGCCCGGCGGGCCTCTCCACCCAGTTCTGGCGCTCCAACCGTCTGCTCCACCGGCTCGACGACCGCGCGCTGGAACTCATCGAGGCGGTCAACCTGGCCGATAGCGCCCATCTCCAGGCGGTCGAACTCTCCTACGGCCGCAAACGGGCGTTGGAGATCGCGACAACACTTGCCCTCGACCCGCCGGTGATGCTGTTCGACGAGCCGATGGCGGGCATGGGCGCCGAGGACATCGGTCGCATCTCCGCCCTCATCCGGCACATCGGCAAGGGCCGGACGATCCTGATGGTCGAGCACAATCTCTCGGTCGTCGCCGATCTCTGCGACGAGGTGACGGTGCTGGCCCGCGGGGAGATCCTGTCGCAGGGCAGCTACGCCACGGTCAGCGCCGATCCCCGCGTCAAGGAAGCCTATCTGGGGTCCGAGCATGAATAG